From Pseudomonas sp. stari2, a single genomic window includes:
- a CDS encoding phage major tail tube protein: MNPEVLSNCVAFIDGVSFAGEVTSLTLPKVALKTDAFRGGGMAGEVEVSMGVEKLESGFSTTGVRRESLKWFGLSDRTACNAVFRGSFKGLKGKVTPVIVTMRGGLKEVDMGDWKPGDKAETKHTMSLTYYKLEVGGRLIYEIDMLGMVLVVDGVDQLAEERSALGL, translated from the coding sequence ATGAATCCTGAAGTACTGTCCAATTGCGTGGCGTTTATCGACGGCGTCAGCTTCGCCGGTGAAGTCACCAGCCTGACCCTGCCAAAGGTGGCGTTGAAGACCGATGCGTTCCGTGGTGGTGGTATGGCTGGCGAGGTCGAGGTCTCGATGGGCGTCGAAAAACTTGAATCCGGTTTCTCCACTACCGGCGTTCGCCGTGAATCGCTGAAGTGGTTCGGGCTCTCCGACCGCACCGCGTGCAACGCGGTATTCCGGGGCTCGTTCAAGGGCCTGAAGGGGAAGGTGACACCGGTCATTGTCACCATGCGCGGTGGCTTGAAAGAGGTCGACATGGGCGACTGGAAGCCCGGCGACAAAGCCGAGACCAAACACACCATGTCGTTGACCTACTACAAGCTCGAAGTCGGAGGTCGGTTGATTTACGAGATCGACATGCTCGGCATGGTGCTGGTGGTGGATGGCGTCGATCAACTCGCTGAAGAACGTTCGGCCCTGGGCCTGTAA